A single genomic interval of uncultured Desulfobacter sp. harbors:
- a CDS encoding 4Fe-4S dicluster domain-containing protein: MNPLVLKPLRVCLAIAFFMGTALLFLDIWDTGVRLLAGKLLFLQFVPSLLKFMNHAAVGAAGFMVVLGITLIFGRIYCSAICPLGIFQDLISRMFSKKSASAGKQTKNPGFNYSPPRNILRYSILLATLLFFAAGTTLVVNLLDPFSSFGRIMTHLFHPVVIFLNNAGVSLAETLGNHALFRVNLPAAAPLSFGIALASVMLIGWMSARHGRLYCNTLCLVGTLLGLVSKFSIVRIGILTDSCRSCGTCRQVCKAGCIDVKTKQVDVSRCVACFNCLSVCPDQAMVYRSRFSKNLPLPSHKNTARNRRGFMLTLAAGSLGIAAGRVNAAPNSPPIQARPTTIAENKTCPLSPPGSMGIERYTSICTACHLCVSACPSGLLTPSVVAFGLSNTMQPQMNFNRGHCNFDCTVCSNICPSGAILPLTIAQKQQTQVGVAKFIKENCVVYTDNTNCGACSEHCPTKAVTMVPYINAAGQNLVIPKMNESICVGCGGCEHACPTRPYKAIYVDGNLVHKTAEKPQEKKLEQDTSQDFPF, translated from the coding sequence ATGAACCCGCTCGTTCTCAAGCCGTTGCGAGTATGCCTTGCAATCGCCTTTTTCATGGGTACAGCCCTGCTCTTTCTTGATATATGGGATACGGGTGTTCGGCTGCTTGCCGGCAAACTGCTCTTTTTACAGTTCGTCCCATCACTGCTTAAATTTATGAATCATGCAGCCGTCGGTGCTGCAGGGTTCATGGTAGTGCTTGGGATCACTCTTATATTCGGCCGAATCTATTGTTCCGCCATCTGCCCCCTGGGGATATTCCAGGATTTGATATCAAGGATGTTTTCAAAAAAAAGTGCATCTGCAGGCAAGCAGACAAAAAACCCGGGATTCAATTACAGCCCGCCTCGCAATATTTTACGGTATAGCATACTTTTGGCAACCCTACTTTTTTTTGCGGCCGGCACCACGCTTGTGGTTAATCTGCTGGATCCATTCAGCAGTTTCGGCAGGATAATGACCCATCTTTTCCACCCCGTTGTCATCTTTTTAAATAACGCCGGCGTTTCACTGGCAGAAACCTTAGGGAATCACGCGCTGTTCCGGGTCAATCTGCCGGCTGCCGCACCCCTTTCTTTTGGCATTGCTCTGGCAAGTGTCATGCTTATCGGCTGGATGAGTGCCCGGCACGGCCGTCTTTACTGCAACACCCTGTGTCTGGTGGGAACCCTGCTGGGCCTGGTCTCAAAATTTTCCATAGTCCGGATAGGCATCCTTACCGATTCCTGCCGGTCATGCGGAACGTGTCGGCAGGTCTGCAAAGCCGGATGCATTGACGTCAAAACAAAACAGGTGGATGTCAGCCGCTGTGTCGCCTGCTTTAACTGCCTTTCCGTCTGTCCGGACCAGGCCATGGTGTACCGGTCCCGTTTTAGTAAAAATCTGCCGCTCCCCAGCCACAAAAATACCGCCCGGAACCGCCGGGGCTTCATGCTTACCTTGGCGGCCGGCAGCCTTGGCATAGCCGCAGGCAGGGTCAATGCCGCCCCCAATTCCCCGCCAATACAGGCCCGGCCCACCACCATTGCCGAAAACAAAACCTGCCCGCTCTCGCCGCCGGGCTCCATGGGTATTGAAAGATACACATCCATCTGCACCGCCTGTCACCTTTGCGTGTCAGCCTGCCCCTCGGGACTGCTGACCCCTTCGGTAGTTGCCTTTGGCCTTTCCAACACGATGCAACCCCAGATGAATTTTAACAGAGGACACTGTAATTTTGACTGCACCGTCTGTTCAAACATCTGTCCAAGCGGAGCCATCCTGCCCCTGACGATTGCGCAAAAACAGCAGACCCAGGTGGGCGTAGCCAAGTTCATCAAGGAGAACTGTGTGGTCTATACGGACAACACCAATTGCGGGGCCTGCTCCGAGCACTGCCCGACCAAGGCTGTGACCATGGTACCCTATATCAATGCCGCCGGGCAAAATCTTGTGATTCCCAAAATGAATGAATCTATCTGCGTGGGATGTGGGGGGTGTGAACACGCCTGCCCTACCCGGCCCTATAAAGCCATCTATGTGGATGGAAACCTGGTACACAAAACAGCTGAAAAACCGCAGGAAAAAAAACTGGAACAAGATACCTCCCAGGACTTCCCCTTTTAG
- a CDS encoding transposase — protein MNTTLTGVQNQITNSEQIGVLSDYFAKFKIGTLLNRSGIVKTKGASPLAIFTALFNLAFHNENLYQGIVKNKKVEVDKDAAYNFLNSPTYNWRRFTLHLCRRIYFIIRKLLDDSSEEVLIFDDSTYSRNRSKKVELLSRVFDHTDMKYIKGFRMLTLGWSDGNSFLGLDFALLSSADKKNRYNEINPDIDKRTCGYHRRQEAVTKTTAHLVPMVKRALDMGVRAKYVLMDSWFSMPSAIADLREHIHVICMLKDHPKWLYEYQGKKLRLSELYGKLKKKRGRSKIKAQAIVTLSNGKQAKIIFVSCDKKRGWLALLSTDLSLPNEEVIRLYGKRWDIDIFQPYCLHKFQINIANLLSLRVNDRSTVWADPYIQAVV, from the coding sequence ATGAATACTACCCTTACCGGCGTACAAAATCAAATAACAAATTCAGAACAGATTGGCGTACTCAGTGATTACTTTGCAAAATTCAAAATCGGTACGTTATTGAATCGATCAGGAATCGTTAAAACAAAAGGAGCATCACCGCTTGCCATTTTCACAGCCTTATTTAACCTGGCATTTCACAACGAAAATTTATACCAGGGCATTGTGAAAAACAAAAAAGTTGAGGTCGATAAGGACGCTGCTTACAATTTTCTGAACTCTCCGACATATAACTGGCGGCGGTTTACCCTTCATCTTTGCCGCCGGATTTATTTTATCATTAGAAAGCTTCTTGATGATTCTTCCGAAGAAGTTCTTATTTTTGACGATTCTACCTATAGCAGAAACCGTTCTAAAAAAGTCGAGCTTTTATCCCGGGTGTTTGATCATACAGATATGAAGTACATCAAAGGATTCCGGATGCTGACCCTTGGCTGGTCTGACGGTAACAGTTTTCTTGGACTTGATTTTGCCCTTTTATCATCTGCAGACAAAAAGAATCGATACAATGAAATCAATCCTGATATTGATAAAAGGACCTGCGGATATCATCGCCGCCAGGAAGCGGTTACAAAAACCACAGCCCATCTCGTACCGATGGTAAAAAGAGCCCTTGATATGGGTGTCCGGGCTAAGTATGTTTTAATGGACAGTTGGTTTTCGATGCCATCAGCAATAGCAGATTTGCGGGAACACATACACGTCATATGCATGCTGAAAGATCATCCAAAATGGCTTTATGAATATCAAGGCAAAAAGCTTAGGCTGTCCGAACTCTATGGAAAATTGAAGAAAAAACGAGGACGGTCAAAAATCAAGGCCCAAGCCATTGTTACTCTTTCCAACGGCAAGCAGGCAAAAATTATTTTTGTTTCCTGTGATAAAAAACGAGGCTGGCTTGCACTCCTGTCAACAGATCTGTCCCTCCCTAATGAAGAAGTCATTCGGCTGTACGGCAAACGCTGGGATATTGATATTTTCCAGCCATACTGCCTCCATAAATTTCAAATTAATATTGCTAATCTACTTTCTTTACGCGTGAACGATAGATCCACTGTTTGGGCCGATCCCTATATTCAAGCAGTCGTTTAA